The segment CCTCGAAACGAAACTATTTCGATGTAACTTTAGACATACTAACGTTACTTTTTAGGCAGTGTTTGCGAATCGTTTTTCAATTGATTTTTCAGTCACCCACATTGACGATAATGTGGACCACAATGTCTCCGTGTCTCGTGTCTTGTCCTCTGTATGACTGTGTATTTGTGTGCACGTGTATCTGTGTCTGTCCTCGCATGGTGTCGGATATTTACAAGTATGTACGTCGTTCGTAAGcttttttttcttctaattTACACAAAAAACGCAAACTAAAATTAACTACAGCGCACGCTGTCGCGCATCGTTCGATTTCTTTTACTCGCAGCGTTCCTTTCGCGAGGATTCTTCTTATGATACAGAACGTAGTACCCTTCGAGTGTAAAGTTAGTGCCTTGGCAGGATCAGACTTTCACGAACCGACTGCCTGTTCCCTTCTGCTTCTTTTACCGAATCGGATAAACCAGTCTTATTAAGGTCTTTGGTGATCTGGCGTTGACTTTAATATATCCGGTTGCGTTGGAAGACAGCTCGAACCTGATTCAAGTATTACTTCATTAACAAATAGAAATAATTGTAAGGAGGTCGGTGTAGGTGTATTTTTACAAACCAGTGGTAGGTCTGAGAGTGGACTTGATCGATCTGTGAGACCCGTTGCGGGTCAACGTGTTCATTTGCGGCGTTCCGGGCAAAGCATGTCCCAAAGCGTTCATGTAGTCGGCAATCAACAACGTTATTTCCAAAATCTGTAGAAATATAAAAAGGTATTAGCAGATTTTTATAGTGCAAGGgtttaatattcgaaaagggaacagAGATTAATGTACCTTAGGCTTTGAAAGGGCGAATAACAGCTTCTGTTCAGCAGCCCCTTCGTCGGGGCAGGCAACAAGCATGAAGTCATCTAAACACCCACCGAACGTAACTATATTAGCGTAATTGTAACGGCACATGACCGCCATCGTTTGCAATTCTAGCAACGTTACACTGTCCTCGGAAACAGCTATCCACACGGTCATCGGTTCGGCTTGCTTCAACTGCGGAAACAAATCAATTTATTCGACATCAGATTTTAGAATTTCTAAAAACCTTTGGAAAATTCAGTCTCTCTTTTTCGCTCACCTTTGCTTGATAAAGTGTAGCTCCAAAGAAAGGCCACTTTCTGGTGCAAGTCAAATATATACGAACACAGTCTAATACGCTACGACCTTTCAAGCCGACCCACTTTTCTTGCAGTCTTTCTTGCAGTTCCCTGTACAATAAAATCAGTCCCCATAGAAAGATACACATAGCAACATCCTTCTCTTGATTATATGTATACTTGCCTCAACTGATCGGCAGTGATGTTTGTTCGGTATCGAACCGGGTAGAATTTGTCCAGAGCCTGGAGAACCAGATGATGAGGATTGCTTCCGGGACCACTCCCTCGAGCCTTGTCGTTGTTATACTCGCCAAAATCGATCTGGAAAATTTTGTAGATGATATTGTCTCGTTTCAACGATCTCGAACCTGTTTTAGATGCGATGAAAAAATACCTGAGCCATTAGAGAAGCTAGTTCGAAAGCGAGCTCCCGGTTCACCGGAAACTTGCCCTGCACCACCTGCTGGTTCACCTGGTAGCACAGAAGAAGCCTCTCCCTGTCGGTCTCCATCTTAGCCGCCTGACGCCAGTAACACCTTGATTTGTATGTTAATTGCACTAGCCTGGTGTTCTCGAATTTCCCTGAACCCTTCTCCCTTAAAGCAGTCTCCCATTTCGAGATTATATCGCAGAGCTGCAACACAGACAATCAACAAATTAATGTCTAACATCATTAGATTCGATTTTTCCTATAGATCTTTGTCTTAAATgaataaatccgcagtctagttacgaaTCTTTCATCGAATACCTTCGCCTGGAGATCGATAAAATGCTCCAAGTCCTTCTCGATCGGGTCGTCGCTGAACAACGTGAAACCAGACTGGTGAACGTCTCGACAGCCGATCTCCTGGTTCAAGGTGTTCAGGAACTCTTCTATCGTGGTGCTGCCGTCGAAGCCGACGACCTGGTAGGTTCCGTTTAAAAAATGAACGGGTATCGAGTGCGGCAGGGAGTGATGGTAAGGGTTCTTCATCAGGATCGACAGGACCTCCATCCTGGAGGGTTTCACCTCCCTGCCACCGTTCTGCAGAGTCCTTTCCAGCGCTCTTTCGCAGTACGCTGCGTACTTGCCACATTCCGTCCTACATAATCAACAAAAAAGAGAAACAGTTCAAGAGAAGTCCCATTAATCTGCTTCTGAAAAAAGCCGAGAATCATTCGTTTAGTAACTTTATACAGAGTGGAGCATTTAGAACAATTGTGGGTAATAACGACGGGAAGAAAACATGAAAGTCGTTCGAGATCATTCAAGAATGTGTATTAAATGCTCCACGCTGTGGAGGTTCTTAGCTGCGAGAAATGTATTCTTGTTAATTGCTGGCGGAGTGAAGGGGTTGACGAGGGTGAAGCGATACTCACTTGGTGTCGGCGTTCCTCTGCAGGTGTAGTTTCAGGTACCAGAGTAGTCGATTGTTCCTTGGTAGGAATAGCGAAACGGCGAGGGCTAGCAGCTGCCACCCCTGGATAAGAACGTACTGGGCGGGGTTAGTTTTGCAGTCCAGAATCGTAGACGTAGAATGGCCCTGCGTGAGCGGAGGACTGTGAGAAGTGGAGGCCGTCGATTGCGCGTCCGCATTTTCACCGCTGCCATTTGCCGCGGGACTTTGCGTATCGCAGGTGAACAGCGATTGCGTGGCGCAGAGGAGGAGCTGCTGCAATGGTATGCTGGCATACTACTACGTTCCCTGGATCGAACCAGACCTAATCTACTACGTTCTTTTTCTCAATTGACCACCGCGACGACTGTcctcgtatatatatatattatatgtatatgtataattgtttatatatatatatatacaaatatatctcgtatctttctctctttctctctctctctctttcgtatCTTCGTTAAAAATCGTCACACACCTCTCTCACCAGAGGTCTTCGCGGAATTCGGAATCAATGTAATTCAGAATTAATCATCCTCTCTCGTTCATTCAACAAAGGGAGGGAATCAAATATACTTTTCTTTTTCCTCGACTATTGAGACACTCGTGAACGTCATACACGTCTGTTAGTAATGTAAAGCAATCGAAATCGGACCGTTAAACGCATCAACTCTCCATGTTGTGTTAATCACAGAAAAAAAAACTGAAAACGCATGGACCGTCAATAATTCGAATGAATTAAGAACAATGTGGATGAGAGAAGCGTTGTTTGATTTCTCGGCTCTTCGTCTTCGTGCGAGATCTAGCTCGATGGCTGTTTCCCGAAAGCGTTTCGTTCGATGATCGTGCATTTGGTGAAAAACGATCCCCAGCGAACGAAACGCGTTCTTTGCTTTTGATTGAGCTTTTCTCAGATCGTTGTCCCGAATGCTCCATACATATCGTTCAAAGATAATGCGGCTCCGCATTATCGGAGACGGTTCGTGGAGACTCGTACACGATTATGATTTGTTttgtgttcacgacggacgtgTTCGAATCGGCAAGGATTCTAGAGGTTCCGTAGTTTCCTTAATTAGACCGTCTTATGAGACCGGCATGATCAAAACGACTAAGTTCTCTAAGCAGCATTCAAAACAGATAATATCGTAATCAGCTATTTAGCAAAAAAACGTTACGGAAACAGAAAGAAAAAATCAATCTATAAAAAGATGTTTATCTGTGTGTGGTTTTTTTATGTACACCAACATACCATTCTGCAAGTGTGTGTGCCGCAGAACGTATTTTGACAAAGGCAACCGGGATATAAATATACATGTACAGTGCATACTAGTCGAATTATCTGTTCGTACCGGATCGCAAAAAACCGGGCGAGTGACCGCGTGATCGATGCATCGATGAGTGATCGATGAATGGATGCTTTGCAGAGCGATTTTGTTAATTGGTTTACTCGATATCGTAAGAGGAAATGAATTGTCGAAATATGTTCGGCTCACATGATAGGGTGGTCATCAGGGTATAGGTGATCGggtattcatgtataaatattaaaacgtACGCAATTAAATCGAAAATCAACGAAAAAAAGAagtagaaaaaataaaagattaaAGAAAGTAAAAGAAACAGAAGAGAACGTTGTAAGAAAACTGAAACGTAAAAAtatagagaaagaagaaaactgAACGTTCGACGTTCCGCCTATATGAACAGAACCAACGAAGAATTGGAAGAAACGGCATGCGATTTGTCAAGAGTAGCCTAGGAAGAGCACACGTAAAGCAgcaaatgaaaatgaaatgtgAATGAATGTTAAAACtaaaaaattctttctcatttgttAAAAGGACTTCGTCAAGTATTATGGTTTTCGTACGGACCAACGGACGAACGACAAGTGGTTGTATTAATTAGTTAGTCTCCTCGAGAATACAGACAAAACAACAGAGAAAAATAGACGAAACCAAACAGTTCACCGTTCTACGTCAATAAGATTATCCGCGTATAATACTTGACTAAGCGTACACCCGATGTACCATTTCTTCGACACAGAATCAACGAACGCGATCATTCGACTTCAATGTCATTGCAATAGTGTTCCAAATACACGAAATCTCGAAACGGTGTACCCTTGCAACAGTGTTCGCCAAAGTGACCCCTATTTATATTTAATGTTTGATGAACAGTTGAAATTAACAGCGGGCCAATTCGGCGCAACAATCAGATCAAGAATGATAAAAATAAGTAGTTAATATCATTTGAAACTATATATACCCCCTTCTTTAGCCAGCTAGGGTGAACGAGTTTGATAAACACTGACAGGCTACACGGGCTCGAGGTAATGTTTtctgtttctcgataatgcgcaTCGACCGTTGGTTGCGAAAATGGTACAGGGTTCAGAgtgtttgttaaacaataagcAGGACTTACAACGCGCGCAGTACCCAGCGACACAAGTCTGGCGGCCTTTTTTACCTGTACGCCCAAACGGTGTTGCGTGTGACGACTTGTCTGCTTTACCAATGCACAGATGAATTCAGATTGTAGCTCAGGCTGGTCTAAGCATTGCTGCAACGCATTTTGCGCTAGTACCACATGGTAGTCTATGCCCGCTTGCTCCACGGCCACCGACATGAACAATTGACATGCCTGCGAAAATAATAACCCATCAATCACTTGCAAACAAACATAAACACTAGCCCTTGGATGACATTGAGAACATTTCGAAACAATAAAAAGTAGTAACCAAGTTACTAGTGTTGATTTAACCAGGATATTATCTACGTACACAATGTGTACAGTCTTCCAAGAGTTAAATAGTACAAGGACACATAATAACCTTGAACAGCTTGATAGCCTCGGATTGCAAGGCCTCGGACGTCAAGCTGGTCAGTGGGCTAGTGATGTTTTCTTTGGTGTGGAGCAGCAACGGGTGTCTCCAAAGAACGCAACTAGGATCTCCGTCGGTTTCCATCAGTCTTTGCACCAGTTGCTCGTACTGAGTCCCGGCGCTGGGCCCGCCTCCGGAGACCACCGTCAAGTGGTACAACCAATTATCTTTGTCTTGTTTATGTGGCATCAGCAAGTAGGTTGGGCCTTGGTGGGTGGGGAAGATGCCGATCGTTCTCTCGTGAGGACACTCGGCGTCCCTTTCCTCGCTATCGCTGTCGGACACATGCTCGACCTCCTCCACCCTCGCGTCCCTCATGTTTATTTGTCCAATAGGattctaataaaaaaaaagaaaacataaaactaAACAAAGTGGGCAATTTAACAGCGTGAAGGTTCTAAAGAGTAGAACACTTACCGTATCGTTAGGGCACTTAAAGTAAAGGAACATTTTTCCAATGAGGACGCACCAGCACTTCTTCGCGTGCCCGTTCTTCACCTTGGTCAGCCAGCCCTGTATCGTCGGCTTGTTGTCCTCTTTGCTGAGCAGGAGTTTCGTCGCGTTCCGCCTCTGTACATTCTGCAGAACCCTGATCCAGTCTTCCATCGTCGCTATGCAATCCGCAGTTAGGTAGTAGGTCTTCTTTCCCGTGGCTATCTCAAACGTTGCGGCGCCTTCTGCCCTGTTTATCCTATTGAGGAAACCAGAATACATTGTAAATTCGCTCGTCAAAGTGATAGAAAATGCTAGACGATTGATCGGAGATTACCTGCACACTTCGTCCAGCACGATCTGGCCCTGAGGTTTCCTGTTCACGTCGTTCTGACTCTTCCAATAAGTTAGCACCCCGTTCTTCAAGACGAACCACCTCTTCCGCCACGTTTTCAGCTTTCCACCGAGCTTCGCCAGGTGGCCGGTCTTCTCCAACGATTCTTGCCTTTTCGGGCTCTCACCGGAAACGCGCATTAGGAGACTGGGCATGCTGGACTCCAGAGAAGTTGAGCTCAAAGCGTCCGGGGGTATCGCGTAGTCCTCGGATAAACCAGATTCCAGAGAAGTGTCTGCAAATATTATTATGAATGTGAGACAGTGCAATTCAAACTTTCACAGTCTAGGCAGAACAAGTTTCTAATGTTGCGACTTTGCCTATTTGTGCGACATTAAATTTCTCAGGGTGATTCTATTGAAATTTGTCGAACAACAGAAATTAATgaataggctctttttcgaagACTCACCACGCTTCACGCTTTTGCTAGGCGACCCACTAGAGCTCCTCTTGGCAGGACTCAGACTGCTAGTCGTCTTAACGCTCTTCGATGGACTGCTACCACTGCCAAGTGACGAGTCCGTGTTATCCGAGGAACTGTTGGTAATTCTGGTGTTGGTCTCGGTCTGGTTCGGATGGTCCTCACCATCCGAACTGTCATCGGAACTATCGCCAAAGGGCATCGACCTGATCTGACTGGCTCGTCCTACAATACACAAATATATCATTAGTACTCTGTGAAAGAGATCGATTTCGAAGAAGAGGAACCTACCCTTGACCGTCGCGTAGACTGGAACCGAAATATCGCAGTAGCCTTGGGAATTGTGCGCAGTCAAGTTGTGTCCTGTTGCCTGGGAATGTTTCGACGAGCTGGTCGTGTTGGTCATCGTGGAAGGCGCGGATTCCTCGTTGGTCGGTGGACCGATGCCAAGCCCGCCATCGGCTACCTACGGAATCAGCGAGCGCCCGGTTTCTTTCGTTACAAATTGCAACAACTTGGCCCGCGCGCTTAGACGCGTCCCTCTTTCGCTTTGGAATCCGCGGCTAATCTATTCCTTCCTTCGGGAACGCGACAACAGGTGTGACTCAACGTCCCGTAGGCTAAATTCTCCAAGAGATCGCTGCTAGTTTCTCTGCGGTATTTGCTACTCAACGGGACCAGTCGCGAGGATATACAGGTTTTTcactccaaattcactcttttgcaaatcaatttcacccttttgcaaatcaatttcactcttttccaaatcaatttcaatcttTTGTCGATAACCTATAATACAGTCATGCTTCGATAGTTGTCGCGTTCTGTTCCCATTATTTTTTcatctttttcttattttttcacTATCTCGTGATCCAATACTGATTTCTCAACacggttttatattttgttcTCGGAGCTCTCAGACTTTCTACCGTCAAACGAGTGAATCTATACCCGCACGGAGTTCTGTGAGAatgtttctactaatttttaCCTGGTAGATCTTCGCCTCCCAGCTTGGAAACCGGTGCAACGGCGGCGTAGGTGGTCGAGGTCCCTGCGCGCTTTGCGTCCAGTTCATGCCCTCCCTGCTCGGCGTATAGATCTCGGCATAATCGTGAACAGCCTCGGAACTGCCGCTGTCTCTGCTGGTCTCCGAGACTCCAGGGATATTCGGGAGCATCACCAAATTTTCGACAGCCGCGGCGAGCTCCTCGGACAGGAGGCTGTGGCGGAGAACGAACGGCAAGCATAAAGCACAGGACTAATTGCAATCAGCGGTGTTGCGATTTTTGCGCATGGATCGAAATGAACAAGCACCTTTCCTTTTTACAAAGAAACATTCTTATTATTATCAAGTCTCTATAATGGAATTATAGAGGCTTATAATCAtgtgtaatcattagactgcggatctttatacaaaatagaaattctCTGCACCGTTTACAAGAAACAAGAGCTTTCTTCGTTCATTAAAAAGCTATTGATATTCTTCAATTTATTCGATATGtatactgtttgaaattgttACCGTCTCATTCTTCtgataaatccataaaatccgccgtctagtgATTATACTGACACACATATGTATAGAGTGAGAGTACGAAACTGCCTGAGAACGTGCAATCGATTTCGATCCGCAGTCGCAACGACATCGTCGACGATTGAGAGACAATGGAGAGGTGTGTacccgggttgacagatccccGCAGGAAGTCTCAGGACGTTACAGGGTACCACAGTTTCGAGAGTCGGGCGCCGCTATCACGTCGTGAGACCTCCCAAGGAGAATCGAAATACATTTTACGAGAGGGTTTTACGCTGTCGAGGCAGCTGAAGCGATCGCCAAAGAGCAAGAAAAGAAACGTGCCGCAAGGATTCTACCTGGAGTCCATGTTGGTCGCTGGAATCCCGCGTTGAATGGTCCCGCAAGCGGACAGGTGTCTTCTGTGCTTGGTGCCGGCTTGGGGTTCGGCTACCGCGGTCTGGACGCTTTCTGGGACTGCTTGAGGAGTTCCTTCGAGGCTCTCCGATCGTCTGCGCAACGTGGGATCAACCTCCAAAGACAGCGATGCTCTCGTCGGTGCCTGCAAGTCAGTAATCATCGTCTGAATTTTTTAAGTTGAAAGACATTGGGTTACATATGGCTTGCATGAACTTAGAGTGCCGCGTCTTCCACAAATGGTAGACgtcttaatatttattaaatgagtTGGCGAGGAGATTTAAAGTGTTGGAAGGTATTAGATAATTGCAAATGTTAACCACCAAAcaaacagaaataaaaaatattctgcgtAGCCCaggttttatttaaaaattgattgttttgATTCGAGCAAGTGGCTGTAACATGGTCTGTAATATGGTCACTCAGAGTACCAATTTGTCACTTTGAATTGACACTAGATCGTGATTTAAACACACACTCTGAAGTCTCCGTATCGACTACTAAACACTGCAGTGTTCTAGTAAACGCGAAGGGCAATCATTCCTCTGTATACACTATACACTTACTTCAGCACATAGGAGCAAATAGAACGAATAATCTAGCGCAGAGTGTTTTTCAGCAACGCAACGAACTCGACAGCAGTTCTTCGTAAATCTAAAATTTTTGAGCGACGCTCTGGTAACGCGTTTCTTTGTCCGGTCCCTATGAAAGTGAATTTTTGTTTGGGAAAAGATGCGAAACGGTCAGAATCGTCACGCGATAGTGGACACCGGTCTGTTGAAGGTTGCTCTAACGAGGGCCTTGCACGCACCGCGGCGGGACACGGTAGTACACACGGTGTGCGTCAGCTGTCGGGAATACCCGTATGGGAACACTCACAGGTGGTTTCAGGCCGATGTTCGTTATGTGGTTCCTCAGGAGTTCCAACTGCTGGTTACACTTGTTGTTCTGTTCCCGCAGATGCTGGTTCTGCTGCTCCAACTCCCGCAGCTTATTGGTCACCCATTCCTTGATCCTGGCGGCTTTCGCCTCGACCTGCCTCGCGTCTTGGAGTCGCAGCTGCCTCTGCGAGCAATTACCTATCAGTCTTGCTGCGTACCTTATCTCTATGATACACTAACTCCGATAACACGTAGTCTACTCGCGGATTCCGTGGATCTCGTGAAATCAACGCGAAAGTAAACGGCGAGGAGACTCAAGTGACTGTCTGGTTTATACGGTGACTCATGTAACTGATCGTGTACTCTTACAACTGACAATAACAGTTCAAATTCGACCAGATTTGATCGAAGAGCTATATTAATGCCGGAAATAAGAGACGGAATTATTTATCTAGATTTACAAatgtgaattttatgcatttattacgacCATTTGGAAGAATTTAACACGTATacgaatatttttcattcaggattattgaaattgtagagATGCATCCATGAGGGATTATTCAGATTtctttctttgggtatatattttAAGAGCGGCTAAAAAATGTGAAGAATATTGTCAATCTAGTTTAGTCTCGTTGAAACGACTGAAAgacaaaattcatttttatgcaACTTCTCGGAATCGACacggacaattttgattttgcatgaaaatccgcagtctataaatgAGTTTTTgcgttaatattaatattaacatttcaaTTTCGATTCCATCAATTCACATTGATCGTGTTCATGGGGCTACTAGCTTCATCACTGAAACGTGATTCTTGCAAAATGATTCCACAAGGACACGACCTACACCCGGCAGCCTCAACTAGAACTAGAACTGTCTGCAGTACTTAGCGTTTAGGTTGACAAGCATGCGTCTCACCTGTTCCTCGACCTGTGTCTCTAGCTTCGATATGCAGGCGCAGTGGACGTCCTCGATCTTGTCATTCTGCGTACCGGAAGTTGACGGTAGCGAATGCGGTGGAGAACCAACTCCGGATGTGCTCAAGCAGTATTCACCCTTCACTAGCCGCTCCTCCATCATCCGTACCTGCAGCAAAAACAAACATCATCATCTCAGTGCAATCTACCAGACCTCTCTAACATTATCAACATAACCCATTGGAGTCGGACACATATTTCAAAGCGGCAACACTCTGGTACCAAGTGCTAAACAAGATAGGCACCtcgtggcagtcaacgtgttaataaaaACCAGAGAACAGCAACATACATACTGATCGGATCGAGTAACCTCTTTTCGGTTGAATGAAACATGTCGACGCCAATGCGTTAACACACCGCTCGAGTACCACAGGTCCTTGCAGATTTCAGTGAAAAATTGCGAGGTTCATTTTTCGTTTCTAACGAAGGATCTGCATACACTATCGAAGCTGTCGAACAGGAATAAGACACGACAGAAGATCGAAAGATAAATTTCGCTTTTGGACTGGCACTTTTCGGTCACTGAAGAACAGGATGGATCTCGTGGCACTCGAATGGGTTTAGGATTCTCTTAGCTGGGCTACCGTGAGACGATTTTGCGCGAGTCCCAGAGGCTTTCTAGGCTTCGCTGACGACTCGGTCATCGGATTTCCATGGCGCGGATCGCGAGAACCCgctctttctctcgttttctCAGGTAGCGGGTGAAAGACGCGTCATCGCGTTCCGGTTGGCGTCGAGACAGCGGATAAACACACGGCGGCTCGTTGCCcgtcgaaaaatacgcgaaagcgtgcagagagagagagaggagaggagagcgtGGCCTCGGCCACGGGGCACACGGTAACCCTCGtgttgcaacccctttttctctctctcgcgacgCGAACACACACGGGAGAGACGCTCGTGCTCGGGTGGCGGTGGTGCTCGTCTCTCGCAGCAGCTGTCGAAAAATCGATATCGTGTTTCACCGACGCAACACAGAAACGAGGCAGACACGGTGTTGTAATACACGTATAACCAACGAGCGTACGTAAGCGACGTGCACGCTGCCACAGCCACGTCCACTACCAAAAGGGGAGAGAGCGGTATCGAGAAAATCAATACGCGCACAGGGAAATCCTATGGCCGAGTGTTTTCCTCCCGACCCCTGGCCTGCATGTGCTCTCTCGCCGCGAGTTATATCGATCACCCGCTCTCGCGTACCAGCTCGTTTTCACGTTCATTGCCGTTCTTTCCCACGGGCTCTCTCGCAATAACCCCTCTTCttcgtcgcgacgcgacgcgatgctatcctctctctttctctctctctctctctctctctctctctctctctctctctctctctctctctctctcctctctctctatatttGCTCGCTCACTGTTTCATTGGGTTTCCGGGTATTTAAAGGAGAGACCGTCGTTGGGAAGGGTTAGAGCTCGGGGGTTCAGGATGACGCTTGTGTTGGCTTCGGTGCTCTAACTTTGAAGCTGCTAGAGGCTTTGTGGACCAATGCCTCGGTTCTAGCTGTAGAAAGTGTgtatcccccccccccataaCGCGGAGCAAAAATTGCGATTCGTATAAAAATGAATTGGAGGGTTGACTGTGTATTCGAGAGGAAAGAAGTTTGACGTGTTGAAGGTAGTGAGCGGTAGCTTTGGCGGTAGCTTTGATGGAAGGTTGTGATCATGGTTCTAAAGAGGCGCTTGATTGTCTTCTTTCTTGTCTGTTATTAGAGGGAGGAATGAAGAGATTATAGTTCCAAAGAGACACTCAATCGTCCTTTTTCAGCATTAAGAACGATAGAGCATGTGGGACGATTGTCTGTCGGTGAAGAAAATGTAGTAAGCTAGTTTCATCAAGGGTAGAGCATTGTAATTATTGTTCCAAGAAGAATCAGGCTTATCCTCTTTCAGAATAGAGTATCTGGAACGATTGTCTGTTGCCAAAGAAAATGTCCTAGCTAGATGGTAAACTTCGTAGCTGGGTTCATCGAGGGTGGAACAATGTGGCTATTGTTCCAAGAACAAACAGGCTTATCCTCTTTCAGAATAGAGAACGTGGAACGATTGCCTGTTGTCGAAGGTAGCGGCGGAGAGCTTTACCACTAGTTTCATCGAGGAACGATACGATTATGGTTCGAAGAAGAAACTTGCTTGATCTCCTTCAGGATAAAAACGACCGACATGGAACGAATAGGAACGACGTGGAACGATAAGGAACGATTGTTTACGATTCGAGCAAACATCTTCATGGAACATGAAACAATTGGAAACAGCTGCACAACAGTCGACAAAATATTTCCTTTTGCTGATACGATTATGATCATCATTCAAAAGTGAAAACGTGCACGATCGACTTTGGTGTTTCTAGCCATCGGAAAAACTGCTTGACCGTACAACATCGCTGCTCAGATTGGAACCATACGCTAACGTTGCTAATTGTAAGCCACCAAAATAGATTTCCCAAAAGCAACTGTGATTCACAAGTGAGAGTCCCGTGAACGTCAGCCTTGGGAGTCTCGGCCCACTACTCAGGCTTCGTTAATTAACGAACTAGTCAGCACGTCCCCCACTCGAAGACGAGGCTCGTCGATCGGACACTAACTCCATGTTCCTAAATTTGCTGAACATT is part of the Lasioglossum baleicum chromosome 6, iyLasBale1, whole genome shotgun sequence genome and harbors:
- the LOC143209402 gene encoding uncharacterized protein CG43867 isoform X3, translating into MYAADPGSFGPTLIYVLKVAGEPRGCDRGCPQDRMRSQSPRDGRDASSLSRFNVIPRGGAKEEVEEVVEEVVEEAEDEEEEEEEEEEVVTRGTVYGVVERCTEGSPRAASTTEEDRRRQPARRVRMEEVRGSPARRLSQILDPIARLATDFGSSSAPCSPRLGVRGHEASGTMVQAGPASDSGGRRPSEAGRGLPSGAESPRLWPRQFRQAPAPPPRPRHANNSSSTGAGSQHGHQAPSGGHQVASSSSLQLPVHTRDSPYVNVPNLLFQKENKAFSDAARSAGYVELRETKPPKCSPYDFTSEPSGHVEYADKRTFIAQTDFDGSSVAGYDKEHVLGLARARSNFDPGPSVQRTTQQHYDRAYSFSGRQPECPPNPARVFAENRLFLEQQRSTAAASSDAKKEKLESRPAYGSSKSFDGYSTAVEDLNWQERCLELQLELHRSRSQASRVRDMLREKVSSGGISESLTILSELEQRVLEAEGRADVAEDKVRMMEERLVKGEYCLSTSGVGSPPHSLPSTSGTQNDKIEDVHCACISKLETQVEEQRQLRLQDARQVEAKAARIKEWVTNKLRELEQQNQHLREQNNKCNQQLELLRNHITNIGLKPPAPTRASLSLEVDPTLRRRSESLEGTPQAVPESVQTAVAEPQAGTKHRRHLSACGTIQRGIPATNMDSSLLSEELAAAVENLVMLPNIPGVSETSRDSGSSEAVHDYAEIYTPSREGMNWTQSAQGPRPPTPPLHRFPSWEAKIYQVADGGLGIGPPTNEESAPSTMTNTTSSSKHSQATGHNLTAHNSQGYCDISVPVYATVKGRASQIRSMPFGDSSDDSSDGEDHPNQTETNTRITNSSSDNTDSSLGSGSSPSKSVKTTSSLSPAKRSSSGSPSKSVKRDTSLESGLSEDYAIPPDALSSTSLESSMPSLLMRVSGESPKRQESLEKTGHLAKLGGKLKTWRKRWFVLKNGVLTYWKSQNDVNRKPQGQIVLDEVCRINRAEGAATFEIATGKKTYYLTADCIATMEDWIRVLQNVQRRNATKLLLSKEDNKPTIQGWLTKVKNGHAKKCWCVLIGKMFLYFKCPNDTNPIGQINMRDARVEEVEHVSDSDSEERDAECPHERTIGIFPTHQGPTYLLMPHKQDKDNWLYHLTVVSGGGPSAGTQYEQLVQRLMETDGDPSCVLWRHPLLLHTKENITSPLTSLTSEALQSEAIKLFKACQLFMSVAVEQAGIDYHVVLAQNALQQCLDQPELQSEFICALVKQTSRHTQHRLGVQVKKAARLVSLGTARVQLLLCATQSLFTCDTQSPAANGSGENADAQSTASTSHSPPLTQGHSTSTILDCKTNPAQYVLIQGWQLLALAVSLFLPRNNRLLWYLKLHLQRNADTKTECGKYAAYCERALERTLQNGGREVKPSRMEVLSILMKNPYHHSLPHSIPVHFLNGTYQVVGFDGSTTIEEFLNTLNQEIGCRDVHQSGFTLFSDDPIEKDLEHFIDLQAKLCDIISKWETALREKGSGKFENTRLVQLTYKSRCYWRQAAKMETDRERLLLCYQVNQQVVQGKFPVNRELAFELASLMAQIDFGEYNNDKARGSGPGSNPHHLVLQALDKFYPVRYRTNITADQLRELQERLQEKWVGLKGRSVLDCVRIYLTCTRKWPFFGATLYQAKLKQAEPMTVWIAVSEDSVTLLELQTMAVMCRYNYANIVTFGGCLDDFMLVACPDEGAAEQKLLFALSKPKILEITLLIADYMNALGHALPGTPQMNTLTRNGSHRSIKSTLRPTTGSSCLPTQPDILKSTPDHQRP